The genomic DNA AGCAAATTTGAAGTCAAACTCATAGCGCCGATAGCGATGGAAGAAGGACTTCGTTTTGCAGTACGCGAAGGCGGCCATACGGTCGGCGCCGGCGTCGTTACTTCAATTATCGAATAATTAAGCAAATTTACAGGGCGGCTGCAAAGCCGCGGCCGCCCTTTCATCTTTCAGAACGGGAGGAAGAACAATGGCTGATATAGTAGGACTTCAGTGCACAGAATGCAAAGACCGCAATTACGTGACGCTTGTCAATAAGAAAAAAGCAACAAAGAAACTTGAAAAGAACAAATTCTGCCCGAAATGCGGCAAACACACCTTGCACAAAGAATGCAAATAGTGTAAAATAGCCCACGCATGCAGGTCCGTAGTTCAATTGGTAGAGCATCGCACTCCAAATGCGAAAGTTGAGGGTTCGAGTCCTTCCGGGCCTGCCATTTATTTTTTAACAGAGGAGGTCGAGGTATATGAGTGCCCTCGGCTTTATAAAAGAATCAAGAGCTGAAATGAAAAAGGTCACATGGCCGACGAAGCGCATGCTTTGGTATATGACACTGGTAGTCGTCTTTGTATCGCTTCTTGTAGCAGCCTATCTCGGTCTGTGCGACGCATTTCTTACGGCTGTTGTAACGCACATAATCAAGTAATTTGATCTCTTGCCGGCAGTACGGAGGTGAAGAGGGCGGACGCCCTCTCTTTTAGATGAGCGATTTTTACGGTAACACAAACGAGCATCGCTGGTATATAGTCCAGACCTATTCAGGATACGAAAAGAAAGTTGTCGAAAGCCTTAAGGAGCGTATTACAAAGCTTGAGGTCGGCGACAGGATTACTGATGTTCGTATTCCCGAACAGATGAAAACCTATATCAAGGACGGGAAAACAATACAGAAAAAGGTTAAACTTTTTCCGAGTTATCTTCTTGTCAATATGGCGCTTGACGAGCAGACGTGGTTCTGTGTCCGTCATACGCCCGGCGTTTCAGGTTTTGTAGGCTCCGGAAACCATCCCATTCCGCTTACTCCGAAGGAAGCCGAAGATATTTTGAGCAAAATTGCTCCGGAAGAGAAACCAAAAATTGAAATTAAGTTTTCCGTTGGTGATATGGTTCAGGCGAAAACGGGACCTTTTGCCAATATGGCAGGGCCTGTTGTCAGCATTGACGAGGATAAAGCAAAAATTAAGTATCTGGTGGAAATTTTCGGCCGCGAAACTGAGGCTGAGGCTGACTACGCCGATCTTGAGAGAATATAAAGCGTTTTGTGTGTTCAATGACAACGGCATATATTGCCGATGTTATTGTGTACGTCACATTTGAAACTCTGCCCTCACGGGCTTAAAAATATAGGGAGGAAATAAAATGGCAAAGAAAGTCATCGACCAGCTGAAGCTTCAGCTTCCTGCCGGCAAAGCCACACCGGCGCCGCCTGTAGGTCCTGCGCTTGGTCAGCGCGGTATCAACATTATGGAGTTTGTTAAAGCCTTTAACGCAAAGACTGCAAACCAGCCAGGAATGATTATTCCGACGGTTATCACGGTTTATGCGGACAGAAGCTTTACGTTTATCCTCAAAACTCCGCCTGCGAGCGTTCTTATCAAGAAAGCCGCAAAGAAAGACAAAGGTTCTGCAGTTCCCAACAAAAACAAGGTCGGCAGAATTACCAAAGCACAGGTTGAGGAAATCGCAAAAATTAAAATGCCTGACCTCAATGCGAACGATATCGAAGCAGCCATGAGAATGGTTGAAGGTACAGCCCGTTCAATGGGCATCGAAGTCGCAAGATAATAAATCTGCGGCAATAGTGGAAGAGAGTAGACGCTCCCGCAATTACCACAAGGAGGTATAACAAATGTCAAAAGTTGGAAAACGTTTTGCAGCAGCAAAAGGAAAAGTAGACAGTACGAAAGAATATACGATTTCAGAGGCACTCGCAGCAGCGAAAGAGATCGCAACGGCAAAGTTTGACGAAACTCTTGAAATACATGTTCGTCTCGGCGTTGACCCCCGTCATGCAGACCAGCAGGTGCGCAGCACCGTCGCCCTTCCGTTTGGTACAGGCCATACAAAAAGAGTTGCAGTCATAGCACTCGGCGACAAACAGAAGGAAGCACAGGAAGCTGGCGCGGACCTCGTCGGCGGCGAAGATTTGATCGCTGAAATCGGTCAGGGCAAAATTGATTTTGATGCTCTCATAGCCACACCGGATATTATGAAATTTGCCGGCAAGCTTGGTAAGGTTCTTGGCCCCCGCGGGCTTATGCCTTCAGCAAAAGCCGGTACGGTAACGTTCGATGTCGCTCAGACTGTAAAGGAAATCAAGGCAGGCCGTGTCGAATTCCGTGTTGATAAAACAGCCATCATTCATAACGCGATAGGCAAAATGTCTTTCCCTGTTGAAAATCTTGACGCAAACGTTAAGGCGTTCCTTCGCGCAATTATTAAGGCGCGTCCTGCATCAGTCAAGGGTACCTATATCAAGGGTATTTCAATCGCAACGACTATGGGCCCCGGAATTGCTCTTGACGTTGCTCAGACAACGAAAGACTGCTCAGTAGAATAAAAAGTTTTATTAAGCTGTAAAAAGACCGTCCGTAAGGGCGGTCTTTTTTGTCATTGCTTCGGTGTATCGGCTGTGTCCGGTAAGGCTTCCTGAACAGTCTGCGGTAACTTGTTTTCAGCAGTGTCTGCAATTTTTGCTTTGCTGCCGGCAGAAGAGCCGGTTTTAATTTTCTTTTTCTTTAGTGTTACAGTTTCAGGATGTTTTGCGTAGTAATCTGCCAAAAGTTTTTCCGCATTTTCTGTTGAAATCTTTTTATAGCGTTTCGGCTTGTCAAACAGTGTGTAGTCAATCGGACCTCTGCTGATTTTTGTATATTCAGTCCAGTTTTTCCCGTCAAGAGATTCTGTTCTTACAGGAATTGGAAAATCATTGCGCGTCCATTCGTAATAGCTGTCTTCGGTGTTGTAATTTTTGTATTTTACGGTTACCAGATATTTTTTCATACGGAAGCTGTCGCGTTCATCATATTTTAAGAATTTGCGCGTTAAATCTCCTGTATCGGCGTTTTCGTCAGGAATGTTGAAATTTGCAAAAGTGCCGTAGGCAGGCATTTCAACGTAAGACTTAATCTGCGGATATATAAACCAGGTAAGCTTAAGGTCGTTGCGTGTAACGACAATTTCTTTGCCGTTTTTGAAATCGCGTCTTGACCTATCTCCCGTAACCCATATTCTGCTTGCGGTTTCAACGCCGTCTTCACATTCGACGACAACCGCTTTAAATTCCGTTATTCCGGCGACAGAACAGTATGCCGCCCGTGCGAACAGCAGTACAAAAAACAGGGACGCTGCGATCTTCCTCATCAGTATCAACTCCTGCATATATTATATACTGAAGGCGGCAAATATAAGAAAAAAAATGAAAAATGTAGTAAAATTTAAAATGCAAACGGAGACTGGTACAATGAATTTTCTTGAGGTGTCGGCGGTTTTTCCCGCATGACAGCAGGCAGGGAGGTGTTTCTTATGCCGGAAATTAAAATGAATCCGAAATTAAAGCCTTATATTCCGATAGTCCGGGGCATAGCGCTTGCCTTGGGCAGGGATTACGAGGTTAATCTGCACGACCTTTCCATTCCTGAACATTCGATTGTTGCCATAGAGAACGGGCACGTTACCGGAAGAAAGCTTGGCAGTCCCATGACTGATTTCGGCCTTTACATGATGAAAGCTGACGAGTACAGACATAAGGACGGAGTATTTGATTATCTTGCCCAAAACAGCAGCGGAAACAAAATGAAATGCAGCTGCATATTTATCCGTGACGAGCAGGAAAAAATGATAGGCTTTCTCTGTATAAATTACGATATCAGCAGAGCTGAAGCGGCGCGCGAATTTATAGATAATTTCCTGCATACCGACGATAACGTCAGACAGTATGATACAGACCGCACTGCAATTGTCACGGAAGGTTTTGCGAATGATCTTTCGGAGGTTATGCAGAACAGTCTTTCAGAAGTTCGCAAAAAAATTGCCAAGCCTTTTGAATATCTTGCAAGAGAAGAAAAAGAACTTGTGGTCAAAGAGCTGAACGACAGAGGATATTTTCTGCTTAAAGGAGCCGTCGAACTTCTTGCCGGGGAGATGAAAGTAACCAAATATACCGTCTATTCTTATCTCAGAAAAGTTCAGGACGAGGAAAAGGGTTTATAAGAGATGACAGCGGAGGAACTTTTAAAAGAAAGTTGCTGCGCTGCTGTATCGGCATGTCTGCTCGGCGAAAACTGCAAATATGACGGAGAAAACAATTTTAACAGCAAGATTTCAAGTCTGCTTGCGGACAAAAAATACGTTGCTGTCTGTCCTGAGGTGTTGGGAGGGCTTCCAATCCCCAGAAAACCGTGTGAGATTAAGGACGGAAAAGTAATTGACAGTGACGGTAGAGACGTAACTGATTTTTTTGAGGCAGGCGCGTTAAAGGCGTTAAAAATAATACAGGAAAGCGGTGCTGATACAGCGCTGCTTCAGCCGAGAAGCCCGTCCTGCGGTTCTGTTCAGATTTATGACGGCAGTTTCAGCAAACGGCTGATTGACGGGCAGGGTATTTTTGCGAAACTGCTTTCAGAAAACGGGATAAAAATTATTGACGCCGGAAGGCTGCTGAAGGACGATTAAATACAATTTATACGGAACATAAAAAAGCTGCAGATTGCTCTGCAGCTTTTTGTGTTGTCTGAGGTTTTGCTACGCTTTTTTAAGTTTCAGTTTGAGAGACGGCTTGCCTGCGGGAACAGGGACTTTTTCGGCGCTTGTTCTCTGACGGTCGGCTTCAGCCTTTTTGGCGTCAGTGTAGAGAACCTGGAAGCTCTTTGAACCGTCACGGTAAACGGTTATGCCTTTGCAGCCTTCTTTCCACGCAAGCACGTAGCTGTCAAGAACGTCCTGTACCGTGGCGCCGTTGACGAGATTTATCGTTTTTGAAACCGCAAGGTCAACATGCTTCTGGAATATTCCCTGCATTTTGATGTGCCCCGAAGGAGCTACGTCGTGAGACGTGACGAAAACCTTTTTGAGTTCATCTTCCGAGAGGCCTTCGTTTATAGCTTCTTCATAGTAGCGGTTTTTCTGTTTCATTGAAACCTTTGTGCCGTCGGTAAGTGTACGGAGTCTTGTATGCTCGAGCGCGAAGAGCGGTTCTATGCCTGATGAAGCGTCCGCAAGCAGGGCTATTGTTCCCGTAGGCGCTATGCAGGTAAGAGTTGCATTTCTTCTGTTGAGATGCCTGAGGTCGGCAGGAATGCCTTTTTCAGCGCCGAGCGCTTCTGATACGCGTATCGCTTCTTCATGAATCGTGCCCATGATCTTATCGGCAAGATTGCGCGCTTCGTCGCTGTCGTAAGCAATGCGGAGCTGGAAGAGCGTATCTGCCCAGCCCATAATGCCCAAACCGATTTTGCGCGTTTTGCGTACTGATTCTGAAATCTCAGGAAGCGGATACTGGTTGACGTCGATAACGCTGTCAAGGAAGCGTGTCGCGACAGCCGTTACGCGGCGCAGCGCCGCATAATCAAAGGCGCCGTTTTTAACCATTTTGGCAAGGTTGATTGAACCGAGATTGCAGGCTTCGTTTGCATAAAGCGGCGATTCTCCGCACGGGTTTGTGCATTCAAGAGGACCAAGATTAGGCGTGGGATTGTCGCGGTTAATAGCATCCATAAAGAGAATCCCGGGGTCTCCCGTGCGCCATGCCGATTCGGCTATTTCCGCAAGCAGCGCGGCTTCTTCACCGTCAGGATTGGCTGTCGCTTTCTGCATGAACTCGTCTGACATGCCGACGGAAATGTTGAAATTTGTGATAACTCCGTCCGCGTCTTTGCAGTGTATAAATTTGCGGATGTCATGATGGTCTATGTTAAGAATGCCCATGTTTGCCCCGCGGCGCATTCCGCCCTGCTGAACCGTGTCAGTGGCTTTGTCAAAAAGGCTCATGAACGAAATGGGCCCCGAGGCGCGTCCGTTGGTGCTGTTAACTCTTGCGCCCTCATAGCGGAGTTTCGAGAAATTAAAGCCTGTGCCGCCGCCTGATTTGTGAATCAGCATCTGTTTGCGGAGAGCCTCGCAGATGCCGTCCATCGTGTCTTCAATGCCTATTACGAAGCAGGCGGCAAGCTGACCGTGAGGGGCAGGGCGTCCTGCATTCATAATGGTAGGACTGTTCGGAAGGAAGTTCAGCTGTGCCATCTCGTTATAATATTCATCGGCCCATTTTGTACGCAGCGTCTCAGTTTTTTCCGCGCCCGCAACATGATTGGCGATGCGCAGCAGCATCTGTTCAGCTGTTTCGGCAGGATTGCCGTCAGAATCTTTCCAATAGTACCTGTCCTTGAGAATGTCCTGCGCCGATTTTGAGAATGAGGGCTTGTAAAGCATTGCAGTTACCTACCTTTTCCATATATTAGACGTCTGCTGACCTGAATTCGGTGTTGTGCTGCGGTATGTACCGCACAGGAAATATATTAGCATAAATTTGGCGATCGAAACACTAAATATATGCACAACTTATTCACGCTGCACTATATATTGTGTGTTTTCTCTTGTGGATAATTTATGTGCCGGAATATCTCCTGTGTGATATTTACAGGAGTTTTGCCTGTGGAATAATATTCAGTGAAAATTGAGAACGCCGGTATTACAAAAAATTACAGTTTATTTTACCCATTCGTCTTTGCTTAACAATACAAGGACGGTGTAAAGTTCAAGACGTCCTAACAGCATACATGAGGAACAAACCCATTTTGACAACCGGCTGAGACCGGCAAAATTGCCGGAAGGTCCTACATCGCCGAATCCTGGCCCTATATTGCTGAGAGTTGCGGCAACCGAGCCGACAGATGTTCGCACATCATGCTCGCAGGCACAGATTATAAAAGCCGCGGCAGTAAAAATCAGCAGATACAGCACAATAAAAATTGCAGCCGATGCGGCAAAGCCGTTTTCCGCGGCCTGTTCTCCCATTCTTACAGGAATGACTGCATTAGGATGAACAAGCTTTTTGATTTCAACCTTAACAGCCTGCCATACAGCCTTGATACGGATACATTTTATACCGCCTGCCGTTGAACCCGCACAGCCGCCTGAAAGCATAAGCAGGAACATAACCAGCACAAGCGCGGGCGGCCATTTGTCAAAATCAGCCGTTGCAAAACCTGTAGTGGTTATGATACTTGTTACCTGGAATACTGCCTGTCTCAAAGCAGAGGAGAAAAGCTTGCAGCCGGCATCTTTCATAAGGAAAAATATAATGGCGGCTATCGCGCATAAAACAATTTTAACGTAAAAAATACACTCGGCATCCTTATAGGAATTCAAGTTTCTTTTGGAAAATGCCGCCAGGTGCAGGGAGAAATTAATTCCGCAGACAAACATTACTGCTGACAGCACGTATTCGATATACGGCGAAGAGTAATAGGCAATGCCTGCGGTTTTTGTTGAGAAACCGCCGGTAGAAACAGCTGAGAAGGAATGGCATACGGCATCAAGCACGCTCATTCCGCCAAGTTTAAGCAGAACGAAGCATATAACGGTTACTGCCATATAGACGTTCCACAGGCTTTTTGACATTGCGTTTATCGTAGGCGCTGTTTTTTGAAGAACAGGACCTGGAGATTCTGCTTTGAAAAGGTTGTTGACGCTGCCTCCGAGTATTGATGAAACGGCTATCGCAAGCACAACTATTCCCATGCCTCCAAGCCACTGTGTTTCTGCTCTCCATAACAATATGCTTCTCGGAAGCGGTTCCACAGCTTTAAATATGGTCGCGCCTGTAGTGGAGAATCCGGACATGGTTTCAAAAAACGCATCAGTGAAAGTACGGCAGCAGCCTGAGAAGAGAAACGGAAGGCTGCCAAAGACGGAAGCCACTATCCATGCCAGAGTTACGCAGGCGAAGGCTTCGCGGGTTTTAAGATCGGAGGCAGGCGCGTCCTTTGTATAGAAAAACGCAATCCATGCGCAGGCAGCGCAGAGCAACAGCGACCAGAGAAACGCGTGGGCGTCCTTTGTGCCGCAGCGTACAGCCAGCAGCCACGGGAAAATCATGGCAAAAGATATTATGCCGACTATAAGGGAAAGAAATTTTACTACAATTTTATATTTCATTACGGATTGACCCCGAGATGCTGAATCGCTTCAGGCATAATTTCCGACGAAGCAAACAGGTACACCTTGTCACCAGCTTTAATTTCGCTGCTTCCCGCTGGAATAAGCAGCTCGCTTCCGCGCTCGATAAGCCCTATTACGGAGCCGGAAGGCATGCTGAGCTGCTGCAGCGTTTTGCCTGCCGCAGGGGAGCCTTCTTCAATGTCAACTTCAACGGCTTCCGCATCGATCTCGTCAAACACCATAAGCATTCTTGAAGAGTCAGGGAAACGGACACTGCGGATAATCCCGTCTGCAAGCGCCTGATTCCTGTTTACGATTGCGTCAAGCGGGAGATGGTCTATCATGTCAAGATAGTTGGTTTTCTGCACAACTGAAATTGCTTTCAGCGCCCCAAGAGTTTTTCCGAGAACCGAAAGCATCAGGTTGGATTCGTCTCGTTCTGTTACCGAAATGACTGCCGCCCCGTTTCCTATGCCTTCTGATTCCAAGGTGGCTGCATCCGAGCCGTCAGAGTTTATAGTCAGGGCATATGGTACCTCTGCCGCGATTTTATCGCACTTTTCCTTGTCAGGGTCGAAAATTTTAATTTCCAGCTTCGGCCAGCGCGTATGTATACGCTTTGCAATCTGGCGGCCGAGATTGCTTCCGCCGTTGATAATTACGGTTTTCAGCGCTTTTTTGTGTTCAATATTGAAAATATCTTCAATTTTGCCGACCTGATTTCTGTAGCAGACCGTGTAGCAGAGATCACCCTGCTGAAGTTTGTCAAAAGCGCGCGGTACAAAACTCTCTTTGCCGCGTTTGATGCAAATGATAATGGTATTAAGCTCTGAATTCTGCTGTCTGAGCTCTGCAAGCGTTATATCGCATGCTTTGGAGCCTTCGTTCACCTTGAAAAGATAAACGCCTGCTTTGCCTTCAGCCAGTTCTGTTGCTCTGCTTGCCCCGCGGATTTCAAGCAGAGTCTCAATTTCTTTTGCAACGGAGCGTTCTGTTGAAATCATCAGATCAATGCCGAGGCTTCTTGCCCAGTTGTCCGTGTCCGTGAATTCAAGCCCCTTTGTACGCGCGATAACATGCTTTACGCCCATTTGTTTTGCAATCAGACACGCCATAAGGTTGACTTCGTCTTTGTTTGTACAGGCAATCAGCATCTGGGCTTTGTCGCTGTTGTCAGTAATTCCTGCCTGCGCCAAAACAGAGGGGCTTGCCCCGTTTCCCCTTATCGCCTGAACGTTAAGGTCAGCATCGACACGCGCTGCCTTGTCCTTGTCTTCTTCTACAACTACAATGTCGTGTCCGTCCTCTGAAAGGTTTTTTGCTACGCTGTAGCCTACCTCTCCGGCTCCGACAAGCACTATACGCATGAGGGTCACTCCTTTTTGGAGAATTAGCTTGAACCGTAATTTTACTCCTTTTTATATAAAAAGTCAGCAGTTGCGCCATTTTTGCCGGTTTTGTGTATAATAATCGCGGAGGCGGTCGGTAAATGGCTGAAACGGCATACGTCTACATATTGAGATGTTCGGACGGCACTCTCTATACAGGCTGGACAAACGACCTTGAAAAGCGTCTTGCCGCGCATAATGCGGGAACGGCGTCAAAATACACGCGCTCAAAACGCCCGGTCGAAATGCTGTGGCATGAGACGTGCAGCAGCAAAGCGGAAGCGCTCAGAAGGGAAGCAGAGATAAAAAAATTCTCCCGTTCTGAAAAATTAAGATTAATCTCCCAAAAATAAACCGCCCATCGGGCGGTTTATTTTTGAAACTGCGAAAACTAAATTCCTCTGTGTATAGTGTCGTCCCTGCCTGCGCCTACGCCTATCAGAACAACTGGAACTCCTGTTTTTTCTTCAATATATTTTACGTAAGCCTGTGCCGTTTCGGGAAGCTCTTCAAAACTGCGGCAGCCTGAAATGTCTTCAGTCCAGCCGGGCAGCTCTTCATAAACCGGGCGCGCCTTTGAAAGATCTGCAACGCTGCTCGGGAAATGCGTGTAAATTTTTCCGTCAACGTCGTAGGCCGTGCAGATCTTGATTTTGTCAAAGCCTGTAAGCACGTCAAGCTTTGTCAGCGCAAAGCCGTCAAGACCGTTAATTTTTGCCGCATAATCGGCTATTAC from Candidatus Equadaptatus faecalis includes the following:
- the rpmG gene encoding 50S ribosomal protein L33, giving the protein MADIVGLQCTECKDRNYVTLVNKKKATKKLEKNKFCPKCGKHTLHKECK
- the secE gene encoding preprotein translocase subunit SecE, whose amino-acid sequence is MSALGFIKESRAEMKKVTWPTKRMLWYMTLVVVFVSLLVAAYLGLCDAFLTAVVTHIIK
- the nusG gene encoding transcription termination/antitermination factor NusG codes for the protein MSDFYGNTNEHRWYIVQTYSGYEKKVVESLKERITKLEVGDRITDVRIPEQMKTYIKDGKTIQKKVKLFPSYLLVNMALDEQTWFCVRHTPGVSGFVGSGNHPIPLTPKEAEDILSKIAPEEKPKIEIKFSVGDMVQAKTGPFANMAGPVVSIDEDKAKIKYLVEIFGRETEAEADYADLERI
- the rplK gene encoding 50S ribosomal protein L11, producing MAKKVIDQLKLQLPAGKATPAPPVGPALGQRGINIMEFVKAFNAKTANQPGMIIPTVITVYADRSFTFILKTPPASVLIKKAAKKDKGSAVPNKNKVGRITKAQVEEIAKIKMPDLNANDIEAAMRMVEGTARSMGIEVAR
- a CDS encoding 50S ribosomal protein L1, with protein sequence MSKVGKRFAAAKGKVDSTKEYTISEALAAAKEIATAKFDETLEIHVRLGVDPRHADQQVRSTVALPFGTGHTKRVAVIALGDKQKEAQEAGADLVGGEDLIAEIGQGKIDFDALIATPDIMKFAGKLGKVLGPRGLMPSAKAGTVTFDVAQTVKEIKAGRVEFRVDKTAIIHNAIGKMSFPVENLDANVKAFLRAIIKARPASVKGTYIKGISIATTMGPGIALDVAQTTKDCSVE
- a CDS encoding transcriptional regulator, which codes for MPEIKMNPKLKPYIPIVRGIALALGRDYEVNLHDLSIPEHSIVAIENGHVTGRKLGSPMTDFGLYMMKADEYRHKDGVFDYLAQNSSGNKMKCSCIFIRDEQEKMIGFLCINYDISRAEAAREFIDNFLHTDDNVRQYDTDRTAIVTEGFANDLSEVMQNSLSEVRKKIAKPFEYLAREEKELVVKELNDRGYFLLKGAVELLAGEMKVTKYTVYSYLRKVQDEEKGL
- a CDS encoding DUF523 domain-containing protein, which gives rise to MTAEELLKESCCAAVSACLLGENCKYDGENNFNSKISSLLADKKYVAVCPEVLGGLPIPRKPCEIKDGKVIDSDGRDVTDFFEAGALKALKIIQESGADTALLQPRSPSCGSVQIYDGSFSKRLIDGQGIFAKLLSENGIKIIDAGRLLKDD
- a CDS encoding adenosylcobalamin-dependent ribonucleoside-diphosphate reductase — its product is MLYKPSFSKSAQDILKDRYYWKDSDGNPAETAEQMLLRIANHVAGAEKTETLRTKWADEYYNEMAQLNFLPNSPTIMNAGRPAPHGQLAACFVIGIEDTMDGICEALRKQMLIHKSGGGTGFNFSKLRYEGARVNSTNGRASGPISFMSLFDKATDTVQQGGMRRGANMGILNIDHHDIRKFIHCKDADGVITNFNISVGMSDEFMQKATANPDGEEAALLAEIAESAWRTGDPGILFMDAINRDNPTPNLGPLECTNPCGESPLYANEACNLGSINLAKMVKNGAFDYAALRRVTAVATRFLDSVIDVNQYPLPEISESVRKTRKIGLGIMGWADTLFQLRIAYDSDEARNLADKIMGTIHEEAIRVSEALGAEKGIPADLRHLNRRNATLTCIAPTGTIALLADASSGIEPLFALEHTRLRTLTDGTKVSMKQKNRYYEEAINEGLSEDELKKVFVTSHDVAPSGHIKMQGIFQKHVDLAVSKTINLVNGATVQDVLDSYVLAWKEGCKGITVYRDGSKSFQVLYTDAKKAEADRQRTSAEKVPVPAGKPSLKLKLKKA
- a CDS encoding TrkH family potassium uptake protein, producing MKYKIVVKFLSLIVGIISFAMIFPWLLAVRCGTKDAHAFLWSLLLCAACAWIAFFYTKDAPASDLKTREAFACVTLAWIVASVFGSLPFLFSGCCRTFTDAFFETMSGFSTTGATIFKAVEPLPRSILLWRAETQWLGGMGIVVLAIAVSSILGGSVNNLFKAESPGPVLQKTAPTINAMSKSLWNVYMAVTVICFVLLKLGGMSVLDAVCHSFSAVSTGGFSTKTAGIAYYSSPYIEYVLSAVMFVCGINFSLHLAAFSKRNLNSYKDAECIFYVKIVLCAIAAIIFFLMKDAGCKLFSSALRQAVFQVTSIITTTGFATADFDKWPPALVLVMFLLMLSGGCAGSTAGGIKCIRIKAVWQAVKVEIKKLVHPNAVIPVRMGEQAAENGFAASAAIFIVLYLLIFTAAAFIICACEHDVRTSVGSVAATLSNIGPGFGDVGPSGNFAGLSRLSKWVCSSCMLLGRLELYTVLVLLSKDEWVK
- the trkA gene encoding Trk system potassium transporter TrkA, which encodes MRIVLVGAGEVGYSVAKNLSEDGHDIVVVEEDKDKAARVDADLNVQAIRGNGASPSVLAQAGITDNSDKAQMLIACTNKDEVNLMACLIAKQMGVKHVIARTKGLEFTDTDNWARSLGIDLMISTERSVAKEIETLLEIRGASRATELAEGKAGVYLFKVNEGSKACDITLAELRQQNSELNTIIICIKRGKESFVPRAFDKLQQGDLCYTVCYRNQVGKIEDIFNIEHKKALKTVIINGGSNLGRQIAKRIHTRWPKLEIKIFDPDKEKCDKIAAEVPYALTINSDGSDAATLESEGIGNGAAVISVTERDESNLMLSVLGKTLGALKAISVVQKTNYLDMIDHLPLDAIVNRNQALADGIIRSVRFPDSSRMLMVFDEIDAEAVEVDIEEGSPAAGKTLQQLSMPSGSVIGLIERGSELLIPAGSSEIKAGDKVYLFASSEIMPEAIQHLGVNP
- a CDS encoding GIY-YIG nuclease family protein — protein: MAETAYVYILRCSDGTLYTGWTNDLEKRLAAHNAGTASKYTRSKRPVEMLWHETCSSKAEALRREAEIKKFSRSEKLRLISQK